A single genomic interval of Microbacterium hydrocarbonoxydans harbors:
- a CDS encoding Fpg/Nei family DNA glycosylase, which yields MPEMPEVQGLTAFLTERAVGRTIIRTSVGAIAALKTYDPPNTALHGAVITAATRRGKFIVLSCGDDLHLVFHLAKAGWLRWYETLPATPIKPGKSPIAVRVGLDDESGFDLTEAGTKKSLAVYVVRDPEEVPGIARLGPDPLDESFTREVFGGLLQGRRTQIKGLLRDQGVIAGIGNAYSDEILHAARMSPYAIADKLGDEEIDRLYAAMRTTLTDAVEAASGKPPADLKDAKRRGMQVHARRGETCPVCGDTIRSVFFADRSMEYCPTCQTGGKPLADRRLSRLLK from the coding sequence ATGCCTGAGATGCCGGAGGTCCAGGGCCTGACCGCGTTCCTCACCGAACGCGCCGTGGGGCGCACGATCATCCGTACGAGCGTCGGCGCGATCGCGGCGCTGAAGACGTACGATCCACCGAACACCGCATTGCACGGAGCCGTGATCACCGCCGCGACCAGACGGGGGAAGTTCATCGTGCTCTCGTGTGGAGACGACCTGCACCTGGTGTTCCATCTGGCGAAGGCCGGCTGGCTGCGCTGGTACGAGACCCTGCCGGCGACGCCGATCAAACCGGGCAAGTCGCCCATCGCCGTCCGGGTCGGCCTCGACGACGAGAGCGGATTCGACCTCACCGAGGCCGGCACCAAGAAGTCGCTCGCCGTCTACGTCGTGCGGGACCCCGAGGAGGTCCCCGGCATCGCCCGCCTCGGGCCGGATCCACTCGACGAGTCGTTCACGCGCGAGGTGTTCGGTGGACTGCTCCAGGGGCGACGGACCCAGATCAAGGGGCTGCTGCGTGATCAGGGCGTGATCGCCGGCATCGGCAATGCGTACTCCGACGAGATCCTGCACGCCGCGCGGATGTCGCCGTATGCGATCGCCGACAAGCTCGGCGACGAGGAGATCGATCGCCTGTACGCCGCGATGCGGACCACTCTCACCGACGCGGTCGAGGCGGCCTCCGGCAAACCTCCCGCCGACCTCAAGGACGCGAAGCGCCGAGGGATGCAGGTGCACGCGCGCCGCGGGGAGACGTGCCCGGTGTGCGGCGACACCATCCGCAGCGTCTTCTTCGCGGACCGCTCGATGGAGTACTGCCCGACCTGCCAGACGGGCGGCAAGCCGCTCGCGGATCGTCGCCTCTCGCGGCTGCTGAAGTAG
- a CDS encoding LacI family DNA-binding transcriptional regulator — MTSERSVPPTISEVAEAAGVGRSTAARTLGGYGYVSPELRERVLAAAERLGYRANALARSMSTGVSQTLGVIVADIANPFFGGVVRGISDASRARGFDTLVLSTHEDLDEEIAATNVLIDKRVDGIIVASAALDVASAGHIEQARARDIPVVLVDRAVPGLDLDAVVIDNRAAAREAVVRLLDAGHRRIGFVWGPPVQERPRRRRELIDIASKNLWTDGERLQGYLDALDDEGIVFDADLVMVGAKTEENAQAEVTRMLDLPEAPTALFCTENDAMTGALRALRARGLRVAADVSLIGFDDSSWAAVMEPPLTMIEQPTLALGARAAEVLFAAIDGEAGSTGLHTLVTRFVDRASVAPPPR; from the coding sequence ATGACCTCCGAGCGCTCCGTCCCCCCGACCATCTCCGAGGTCGCCGAGGCCGCGGGTGTCGGCCGGTCCACGGCGGCGCGGACGCTCGGCGGCTACGGCTATGTGAGCCCAGAGCTGCGCGAGCGCGTGCTCGCGGCCGCCGAGCGACTCGGATACCGCGCGAACGCGCTCGCACGAAGCATGTCGACCGGCGTCAGCCAGACCCTCGGGGTGATCGTCGCCGACATCGCGAACCCTTTCTTCGGCGGCGTCGTGCGCGGGATCTCCGATGCCTCCCGTGCACGCGGCTTCGACACGCTGGTGCTCAGCACGCACGAGGACCTCGACGAGGAGATCGCGGCGACGAACGTGCTGATCGACAAGCGGGTCGACGGGATCATCGTCGCCTCGGCGGCCCTCGACGTGGCGTCGGCCGGGCACATCGAGCAGGCGAGAGCACGCGACATCCCCGTGGTCCTCGTCGACCGTGCCGTGCCGGGACTCGATCTCGACGCGGTGGTCATCGACAATCGGGCCGCGGCGCGCGAGGCGGTGGTCCGGCTGCTGGATGCAGGACACCGCCGCATCGGCTTCGTCTGGGGTCCCCCCGTGCAGGAGCGGCCGCGTCGCCGCCGCGAGCTGATCGACATCGCCTCGAAGAACCTGTGGACCGACGGCGAGAGACTCCAGGGATACCTGGATGCCCTCGACGACGAGGGCATCGTGTTCGACGCCGACCTCGTCATGGTGGGTGCCAAGACCGAGGAGAACGCTCAGGCCGAGGTCACGCGCATGCTCGATCTGCCGGAGGCCCCCACCGCTCTGTTCTGCACCGAGAACGACGCGATGACCGGAGCCCTGCGGGCGCTGCGCGCGCGAGGCCTGCGTGTCGCCGCCGATGTCTCGCTCATCGGCTTCGACGACAGCTCCTGGGCTGCAGTCATGGAGCCGCCGCTGACGATGATCGAGCAGCCGACTCTGGCGCTGGGCGCCCGCGCCGCAGAGGTGCTGTTCGCCGCGATCGACGGGGAGGCGGGCTCGACCGGGCTGCACACCCTCGTCACCCGCTTCGTGGACCGGGCGTCGGTCGCCCCGCCGCCCCGCTGA
- a CDS encoding PfkB family carbohydrate kinase has product MRVLGFGDNIVDRFLDRGVDYPGGNAVNVAVYAHRLGADADYLGVFGDDDAGSFLRAAIEDAGVGTTRSLTRAGESGVSSLRVVDGDRVFLGWNGGGVTVSDPIDLDAGREQYAAGFDLVHSSVYSRTESQLPRLRAHDVLVSFDLSSEAEFRSAAYLDRVAPSADLVLLSCAGLADGEAWALLDEAVHRGAGLALGTRGTDGALVTDGRERRTAPAHLLAEGEQLVDTMGCGDAFLAGFLVALHGAGWRRDRRPSGAALQRALEAGADAAHDQCLVEGAFARGRRSGDPVPASMW; this is encoded by the coding sequence ATGCGCGTACTCGGCTTCGGCGACAACATCGTCGACCGGTTCCTCGACCGGGGCGTCGACTATCCGGGAGGCAATGCCGTCAACGTCGCCGTGTACGCGCATCGCCTCGGGGCGGATGCCGACTACCTCGGCGTGTTCGGCGACGACGATGCGGGCTCGTTCCTGCGGGCGGCGATCGAGGACGCCGGAGTGGGCACGACCCGGTCTCTCACCCGCGCGGGTGAGTCCGGGGTGTCGTCCTTGCGCGTCGTCGACGGCGACCGCGTCTTCCTCGGCTGGAACGGCGGGGGAGTGACGGTCAGCGACCCGATCGACCTCGACGCCGGACGCGAACAGTATGCCGCCGGTTTCGACCTCGTGCACTCCAGCGTCTATTCGCGCACCGAATCGCAGTTGCCGCGCCTGCGCGCTCACGACGTGCTGGTGAGCTTCGACCTGTCCAGCGAAGCCGAGTTCCGCTCGGCCGCGTATCTCGACAGGGTCGCACCGTCGGCCGACCTGGTGCTCCTCTCGTGCGCCGGGCTCGCAGACGGCGAGGCGTGGGCTCTGCTCGACGAGGCGGTGCACCGCGGTGCCGGCCTCGCTCTGGGCACGCGGGGCACCGACGGAGCGCTGGTGACCGACGGTCGCGAGCGGCGCACAGCACCCGCGCACCTGCTCGCCGAGGGCGAGCAGCTCGTCGACACGATGGGATGCGGCGACGCCTTCCTCGCCGGCTTCCTCGTCGCGCTGCATGGTGCCGGCTGGCGTCGCGATCGCCGTCCGTCGGGTGCGGCGCTGCAGAGGGCGCTCGAGGCGGGGGCGGATGCGGCGCACGACCAGTGCCTGGTCGAGGGCGCATTCGCCCGTGGTCGCAGGAGCGGCGATCCCGTCCCGGCTAGCATGTGGTGA
- a CDS encoding SIS domain-containing protein yields the protein MLGFDETAFRTQIASAVALRPQIEQLVDQLLATGIDNVLLVGAGGTYSQMWPYELLARERSALPIRSAIAAELVVTGEATLGERTLAVFTSVTGTTEDVIRAIDFVKAAGATTVAFTGHADSPIASGVDHSLVSEPKTWPFDMQLLLLVGRLLHQRSEFDGYTSLADELVNLPDALVSAAEQAEPVAAAFADAHKDTDYYFLIGGGPLWSFAYLYSMCILEEMQWLRTTRVHSAEFFHGSLELLEEDTSVLIFQGEDRTRPLTDRAEAFSKRISKDVTVFDTRDYALEGFSAENRALIAPIVLDTVMGRVSKHLERVREHSLDLRRYYRVMDY from the coding sequence ATGCTCGGCTTCGACGAGACCGCCTTCCGAACCCAGATCGCCAGCGCCGTGGCGCTGCGCCCGCAGATCGAGCAGCTGGTGGATCAGCTGCTCGCGACGGGGATCGACAATGTCCTGCTGGTGGGAGCCGGCGGCACCTACAGCCAGATGTGGCCCTACGAGCTGCTGGCGCGCGAACGGTCCGCCCTCCCCATCCGCTCCGCCATCGCCGCTGAACTCGTCGTCACCGGCGAGGCGACCCTCGGCGAGCGCACGCTCGCCGTCTTCACCTCGGTCACCGGCACGACGGAGGACGTCATCCGCGCGATCGACTTCGTGAAGGCGGCGGGGGCGACGACGGTCGCCTTCACCGGTCACGCGGACTCGCCGATCGCGAGCGGCGTCGATCACTCGCTCGTCTCGGAGCCCAAGACCTGGCCGTTCGACATGCAGCTCCTGCTGCTCGTCGGCCGGCTGCTGCACCAGCGCAGCGAGTTCGACGGCTACACCTCGCTCGCGGACGAGCTGGTGAACCTCCCCGACGCCCTCGTGTCCGCCGCGGAGCAGGCGGAGCCGGTCGCCGCAGCCTTCGCCGACGCCCACAAGGACACCGACTACTACTTCCTCATCGGCGGCGGGCCGCTGTGGTCCTTCGCGTACCTGTACTCGATGTGCATCCTCGAGGAGATGCAGTGGCTGCGCACCACGCGCGTGCACAGTGCCGAGTTCTTCCACGGATCGCTGGAACTGCTGGAGGAGGACACCTCGGTGCTCATCTTCCAGGGCGAGGATCGTACGCGCCCGCTCACGGATCGGGCTGAGGCGTTCAGCAAGCGCATCTCGAAGGACGTCACCGTCTTCGACACGCGCGACTACGCGCTCGAGGGCTTCAGCGCCGAGAACCGAGCCCTGATCGCCCCGATCGTCCTCGACACCGTGATGGGCCGCGTGAGCAAGCACCTCGAGCGTGTGCGCGAGCACTCACTCGACCTGCGCCGGTACTACCGCGTGATGGACTACTGA
- a CDS encoding ABC transporter substrate-binding protein, producing the protein MRTTRTLPIAAAVAASALVLAGCAGGAPQPAADVTADPVYEGTLSILTKFGGAPLETYFEDLANAYEAEHPDVEIELIQETDQSIKDKTKTLTASAALPDIYFTWTGDWAENFVGGGLAADLSELIAPGTEWGDRFGEASLSAFQYDGKYYGIPLYNNGKFMGYNKAAFAAAGIEVPTTFEELVDTCGPLRAAGYEPIAFGNKDGWPALHYLQQLFAYNVPSDVLHADFDPETAKWSDEGYVAALEQFQTIVEECTDSGKGTNGVLYTTAQEALAGGRAAMYYQEILEFDTVTAEGATLTTEDFGIFPLPTPEDAAGDPDAIEGSPEGYLINAKSPRAALAADFMKFATEPENASLLSSPPYGQPSTVVGAVTEETSSMPVYEGITAVNEASQLVVWLDTVTVPEVADAWLAGGEAIISGSATPEEVLESVRTANDSAR; encoded by the coding sequence ATGCGCACGACACGCACACTCCCGATCGCCGCAGCCGTCGCGGCATCCGCTCTCGTCCTGGCGGGTTGCGCCGGCGGGGCGCCGCAACCGGCCGCCGACGTCACGGCTGATCCGGTCTACGAGGGCACCCTGTCGATCCTGACGAAGTTCGGCGGAGCGCCGCTCGAGACCTACTTCGAGGACCTCGCGAACGCCTACGAGGCGGAGCATCCCGACGTCGAGATCGAGCTGATCCAGGAGACCGACCAGTCGATCAAGGACAAGACCAAGACGCTGACGGCATCCGCTGCACTCCCCGACATCTACTTCACCTGGACGGGCGACTGGGCCGAGAACTTCGTCGGCGGCGGCCTCGCCGCCGACCTCAGCGAACTCATCGCACCCGGCACCGAGTGGGGCGACCGCTTCGGCGAGGCTTCTCTCTCGGCGTTCCAGTACGACGGCAAGTACTACGGCATCCCGCTGTACAACAACGGCAAGTTCATGGGCTACAACAAGGCCGCGTTCGCCGCAGCGGGCATCGAGGTGCCGACCACGTTCGAGGAGCTCGTCGACACCTGCGGTCCGCTCCGCGCCGCGGGCTACGAGCCGATCGCCTTCGGGAACAAGGACGGCTGGCCGGCCCTTCACTACCTGCAGCAGCTCTTCGCCTACAACGTCCCGAGCGACGTCCTGCACGCCGACTTCGATCCCGAGACTGCGAAGTGGAGCGACGAAGGCTACGTCGCCGCGCTCGAACAGTTCCAGACCATCGTCGAGGAATGCACCGACAGCGGCAAGGGCACCAACGGAGTGCTCTACACGACGGCGCAGGAAGCGCTCGCCGGCGGTCGGGCCGCGATGTACTACCAGGAGATCCTCGAGTTCGACACGGTCACCGCGGAGGGCGCGACCCTCACGACGGAGGACTTCGGAATCTTCCCGCTGCCGACCCCGGAGGATGCCGCCGGCGACCCCGACGCGATCGAGGGCTCGCCCGAGGGCTACCTCATCAACGCCAAGTCGCCGCGTGCAGCACTGGCAGCGGACTTCATGAAGTTCGCGACCGAGCCTGAGAATGCCTCGCTGCTCTCGTCCCCGCCGTACGGGCAGCCCAGCACGGTCGTCGGCGCGGTGACCGAGGAGACGTCGAGCATGCCGGTCTACGAGGGCATCACGGCGGTCAACGAGGCGTCGCAGCTCGTGGTCTGGCTCGACACGGTCACCGTGCCCGAGGTCGCCGACGCCTGGCTGGCCGGCGGCGAAGCGATCATCAGCGGCAGCGCCACACCGGAGGAGGTGCTGGAGAGTGTCCGCACCGCGAACGATTCCGCCCGGTGA
- a CDS encoding carbohydrate ABC transporter permease — protein sequence MSAPRTIPPGETQSGAGFRLPPTVTEAITAPAPRGRIRGRLPRAGARRLAGLAWVLPALIVLAVFVYLPLVQNIAFSTQEWDIYSGASEFVGLENYDKLFADPVFWTALGNNVLYALLSILFQVAAALVLAAMIESLRSIRWRKVLRAIYFVPSAISLTVAGLLFYFIYEPNLGLLNHMLDAIGLSGLAQPWLGQESTAMVAIIAMSQWQGFGYSTLLFAVAIQRIPSELYEAASLDGIGPVRRFFHVTVPLVREMTGLMIIVTISGAFQVFNEVMVMTSGGPNNSTQVLATWLYRSGFVRNDFGYAAAIATVIFVVTLLIALAQLWYTRRRRVEF from the coding sequence GTGTCCGCACCGCGAACGATTCCGCCCGGTGAGACGCAGTCGGGGGCGGGCTTCCGCCTGCCCCCGACCGTCACCGAGGCGATCACCGCTCCGGCGCCGCGAGGCCGGATACGCGGCCGCCTCCCCCGCGCCGGAGCTCGGCGCCTGGCCGGGCTCGCGTGGGTGCTCCCCGCCCTGATCGTGCTCGCCGTCTTCGTCTACCTTCCTCTGGTGCAGAACATCGCGTTCTCGACGCAGGAGTGGGACATCTACTCCGGGGCATCCGAGTTCGTCGGACTCGAGAACTACGACAAGCTCTTCGCGGATCCCGTGTTCTGGACTGCACTCGGCAACAACGTCCTCTACGCGCTGCTCTCGATCCTGTTCCAGGTGGCTGCCGCGCTCGTGCTCGCCGCGATGATCGAGAGTCTGCGCAGCATCCGCTGGCGCAAGGTCCTCCGGGCGATCTACTTCGTGCCGTCCGCGATCTCTCTGACCGTCGCCGGTCTGCTGTTCTACTTCATCTACGAACCGAACCTGGGCCTGCTCAACCACATGCTCGACGCGATCGGTCTCTCCGGACTGGCGCAGCCGTGGCTCGGCCAGGAGTCCACCGCGATGGTCGCGATCATCGCGATGAGCCAGTGGCAGGGGTTCGGCTACTCGACGCTGCTGTTCGCCGTCGCGATCCAGCGCATCCCGTCGGAGCTCTACGAGGCGGCATCGCTCGACGGTATCGGCCCGGTGCGGCGGTTCTTCCACGTCACCGTGCCGCTGGTCAGGGAGATGACCGGCCTCATGATCATCGTCACCATCTCCGGAGCCTTCCAGGTGTTCAACGAGGTGATGGTGATGACAAGCGGCGGGCCCAACAACTCGACCCAGGTGCTGGCCACCTGGCTGTACCGCAGCGGGTTCGTCCGCAATGACTTCGGGTACGCGGCGGCCATCGCGACGGTGATCTTCGTCGTGACGCTCCTCATCGCCCTCGCGCAGCTCTGGTACACACGACGCAGAAGGGTGGAGTTCTGA
- a CDS encoding carbohydrate ABC transporter permease yields the protein MTRTGFLGAIGRVFVWAFLLALVVVVAYPLLWMVLNGFKTNAELFGNPFALPLQLTWENYADAWNRGVSDYLTASVLVTVTSTVATVFISAWAAYGLTRVRMPFGRTVSGIILGGLMLAPAVALVPLVRMFQAMGLYNTFWALLILYTAFRIPFTTFLIRAYMIDLPREVDEAAEVDGASRWTAFWRITLPMCKPIIISTVILHVLFAWNEYLFAMVFTSGSGVQTLPVGLTSLLSKHGTDYPVVFAGMVVAALPVIVLFFASQRYFIKGLSEGIGK from the coding sequence ATGACCCGCACCGGATTCCTCGGCGCGATCGGACGCGTCTTCGTCTGGGCCTTCCTGCTCGCGCTGGTCGTGGTCGTCGCCTATCCGCTGCTGTGGATGGTGCTGAACGGCTTCAAGACCAACGCCGAGCTGTTCGGCAATCCGTTCGCCCTGCCGCTGCAGCTCACGTGGGAGAACTATGCCGACGCCTGGAACCGCGGCGTCAGCGACTACCTCACCGCGAGCGTGCTCGTCACCGTCACCTCCACCGTCGCGACGGTGTTCATCAGCGCATGGGCGGCGTACGGTCTGACCCGAGTTCGGATGCCCTTCGGGCGCACGGTGTCGGGAATCATCCTCGGCGGGCTGATGCTCGCTCCCGCCGTCGCGCTCGTGCCACTCGTGCGGATGTTCCAGGCGATGGGCCTGTACAACACCTTCTGGGCACTGCTCATCCTCTACACGGCTTTCCGCATCCCGTTCACGACGTTCCTCATCCGCGCGTACATGATCGACCTCCCGCGCGAAGTCGACGAGGCGGCTGAGGTCGACGGCGCCAGTCGGTGGACCGCGTTCTGGCGCATCACGCTGCCGATGTGCAAGCCGATCATCATCTCCACGGTGATCCTGCACGTGCTGTTCGCGTGGAACGAGTACCTGTTCGCGATGGTGTTCACCAGCGGGTCCGGAGTGCAGACGCTCCCGGTCGGCCTCACGAGCCTCTTGAGCAAGCACGGCACCGACTACCCGGTGGTGTTCGCCGGCATGGTCGTCGCCGCGCTCCCGGTCATCGTGCTCTTCTTCGCCAGCCAGCGCTACTTCATCAAGGGCCTCTCCGAGGGGATCGGGAAGTGA
- a CDS encoding sugar phosphate isomerase/epimerase family protein: MTSTAPLIDRVTGSNFAYQHLPLERCLDDMADLGRDRLELWGIAPHAPVAWLTDAEARAIRDAAAHRGLQIACFTPEQVMYPVNIASPDDRLRASSIAMFRRAAEIAVELGAGMLFLTSGRGSEDEPRGAGWARSVDALGEISTHAAGLGLECVLEPLQRVESNLVVTAADAARMLTDVGASRLGVALDTVAAAAAGDAVDDYFRLLGERVRHVHLIDGTPTGHLAWGDGELPLTGIVDALDRASYRGLATIELFGDGHYALDPHPVLARSMDAIAEACRRPAP, from the coding sequence GTGACGTCGACAGCGCCGCTGATCGACCGGGTCACCGGTTCGAACTTCGCCTACCAGCACCTCCCGCTCGAGCGCTGCCTGGACGACATGGCCGACCTCGGGCGCGATCGGCTGGAGCTCTGGGGCATCGCTCCGCACGCCCCGGTGGCCTGGCTGACGGACGCGGAGGCACGCGCGATCCGCGACGCCGCCGCCCACCGAGGACTGCAGATCGCCTGCTTCACCCCGGAGCAGGTGATGTACCCGGTCAACATCGCTTCTCCTGATGACCGGTTGCGCGCATCGAGCATCGCGATGTTCCGCCGGGCGGCCGAGATCGCCGTCGAGCTCGGCGCGGGGATGCTGTTCCTCACCTCGGGGCGCGGCAGCGAGGACGAGCCCCGCGGGGCCGGCTGGGCCCGGTCGGTCGACGCGCTCGGAGAGATCAGCACGCACGCGGCGGGTCTCGGACTCGAATGCGTGCTGGAGCCGCTGCAGCGTGTCGAATCGAACCTCGTCGTGACCGCGGCGGATGCGGCGCGCATGCTGACCGACGTCGGCGCCTCGAGACTGGGGGTCGCATTGGACACCGTCGCCGCGGCCGCGGCGGGCGATGCGGTGGACGACTACTTCCGTCTCCTCGGCGAGCGCGTGCGCCATGTGCACCTGATCGACGGCACCCCCACGGGACACCTCGCATGGGGCGACGGGGAGCTCCCGCTCACCGGCATCGTCGATGCACTGGACCGCGCCTCCTACCGCGGACTCGCGACGATCGAACTGTTCGGCGACGGCCACTACGCCCTGGATCCGCACCCCGTGCTCGCACGCTCGATGGACGCGATCGCCGAGGCATGCCGACGCCCCGCACCGTAG
- the ribD gene encoding bifunctional diaminohydroxyphosphoribosylaminopyrimidine deaminase/5-amino-6-(5-phosphoribosylamino)uracil reductase RibD, whose translation MAVNETERRAMTRALELATRGPRGVNPQVGAVLLSPGGEILAEGWHQGAGTPHAEVDALSKLAPDAARGATAVVTLEPCNHTGRTGPCALALIEAGVSRVIYALDDPGAVSGGGADRLRAAGVSVEAGEQADTAEAIIGEWLTAQRLGRPEVTVKWAQSLDGRAAASDGTSQWITGPEARADVHRRRAEADAIVVGTGTVLSDDPALTARDGDALHAHQPIPVVIGTRTTPDDAAVRRHPHPPLLFDTHDLHEVMADLHARGIQSVFVEGGPTLASAFIAAGLADRVLAYIAPVLLGGNRTALTDIGVGSIDAARRLTVEEWLPLGADLLAIARPASAPEEGDA comes from the coding sequence ATGGCAGTGAACGAGACGGAGCGGCGGGCGATGACCCGAGCGCTCGAGCTCGCGACACGCGGCCCCCGCGGAGTGAACCCGCAGGTCGGCGCCGTCCTCCTCTCCCCCGGCGGCGAGATCCTCGCCGAGGGCTGGCACCAGGGCGCCGGAACCCCGCACGCCGAGGTCGACGCGCTGTCGAAGCTGGCACCGGATGCCGCGCGGGGCGCGACCGCCGTGGTGACCCTCGAACCCTGCAACCACACCGGTCGGACCGGCCCCTGCGCTCTCGCGCTCATCGAGGCGGGCGTCTCCCGCGTGATCTACGCGCTCGATGATCCCGGCGCCGTGTCCGGTGGCGGGGCCGATCGGCTGCGCGCTGCCGGAGTCAGCGTTGAGGCGGGAGAGCAGGCCGACACCGCCGAGGCGATCATCGGCGAATGGTTGACCGCCCAGCGTCTCGGACGCCCCGAGGTCACAGTGAAGTGGGCGCAGTCCCTCGACGGACGCGCGGCCGCCTCCGACGGCACCAGCCAGTGGATCACGGGACCCGAGGCTCGGGCCGACGTCCATCGGCGGCGCGCAGAGGCCGACGCGATCGTCGTCGGCACCGGCACCGTCCTCTCCGATGACCCCGCCCTGACCGCTCGCGACGGCGACGCCCTCCACGCGCATCAGCCGATCCCGGTCGTGATCGGCACGCGGACGACGCCCGACGACGCCGCGGTGCGCCGGCATCCGCATCCGCCCCTGCTCTTCGACACGCACGACCTGCACGAGGTCATGGCGGACCTGCACGCCCGCGGCATCCAGAGCGTGTTCGTCGAGGGAGGACCGACACTCGCGAGCGCCTTCATCGCCGCCGGTCTCGCCGACCGGGTGCTCGCCTACATCGCACCGGTGCTGCTCGGCGGAAACCGCACCGCACTCACAGACATCGGCGTCGGGTCGATCGACGCCGCCCGCCGTCTGACCGTCGAGGAGTGGCTGCCGCTCGGC